The Bacillus thuringiensis region CCCAGTAATACATATCCTGTGTTTGAATAAGACCAGCCCTTTCCTGGGGCAAAGTCTGGGGGAAGAGAAATCCCCATCTTTACAAATTCTTCAGCCGTGTACGATTTTTTTGTATCCATAATATCAAAGTCTTTTGACTGTATGTAGTCAGCGATCCCACTTGTATGATTCAATACCTGCCGGATAGTAATCTGTTTACCATCATATCCGTTTCCTTGAATGACACCAGGCAACCATTTTTCGATGGATTCGTCTAGATTCAATCGATTCTCACCAGCTAATTGAAGTAGAACTGTTGCAACGAACGTCTTCGTCACGCTACCAATGCGGAAGCGAAAATCTGTTTTCATTGGTTTCTTGGTTCTCAAATCCGCTATCCCAGCGGCATAACCCCACGTTTTTCCACCCTCGGAAGTTTTAGCAAGTATCCCCGGGTATCCAAGTTGTAAAGTATCCCGCATTGCATGTTTGACGGAATTACGATCTCGTTGAGTGCTTGTTTGTAACGAACTAGATACATTTTGAGTGGGCTCTGCTTTTACAATTGAGGTTGGTGTAGTGTATAACAGGGAACTTCCAGCCATAAAAAGGGCAAGACTTGCAAATGTAATTTGACTACGTGTTTTCATAAGGCATTTCTCTCCTTTATTCATATTATATCGATGGTTGCTTGCTCTTTCACTCTATAATAAACGGAAGATTCTAAATATCTATTTTGATTACAAGAAGATTACAAAGTTGTCACCCTATCATCAAGCTAAGATTTTAAAGTACCCCCTAAATGAAAATTTTGTGTTTTTTGTAGAACAGAAGTTCATTTTTATCGTTTTGAGAAAAATGTGTTTCTTAACTTGATAGCAATAGAGTCTCGCCAACAAAACGCGAATTTCGTACGCTAAGAGAGTTCCATAAACGATATTTACTTTTTGTTACGGCACTTTGTTTTTGGTAATGAGTTTTGGAACAGGATTTTGAACATATTTCTGTTAGTTTCGTTAGACCTCAATAAAGTACCTTAAACGATTGTTTACGGTTAAGATGTAGATGAGATAACTACCATAAGATAGAACAAGCCAATTTCATAGAAGATAGCATGGTGAATAAAGGTGAATAAAGGTATTTCATTTAAAAAGGCGAATTTTATGTAAGATTATCTTTAAAGCAACATAGGAGGGACTTAAATGTTACTTATAGACGCAATAGAGATTGCTTCTTACTGGGGAATTAAAGTCTTGGAAGCCAAGAATCTTTCTGACAGAGCAACACACATAATTACTGATGTTAAAGAGAATTTTATTTTAAAGAAAAAAGAGGGGCTAGAAAAAGCTAGAAATGAAATCGAACTTCTAAAACACCTATATCACAATCAAATAAGCGTTCCTTTGCCATTGGTAAGTAATGAAGGTGATTGCACCATCATTTACAACAATGAAATTTATTGCATGTACAACTATCTGGATGGAAATATAGTCCGTTCTGAAGATGCAGTTCAGAATCAAATCATTCCTCGTCTTTTCGGAAAAGCAATTGCTTCTATCCACAAAGAAATGCTTGATGTAGAAATAGCAATAAATTTTGAACACAAAAACCTGTATAATCAAGTCTATAATTGGGCGGTTAAAGAAGTTTTAAAAATAAATCAGGATAAGGAGCTAAAAGAAATTTATCTTGATTTGGAAAAAGATTTGAAAGAAATAGTTGAGAAGTTGCCAAAGCAATTAATTCATCGAGATGCTCATCTTTCAAATATAATATTGAAAGATCAACATGTTTCAGGAATTATTGACTTTGAAATTGCTGAGGTCAATATTAGAGTGTTTGATCCATGTTATTGTTGTACAAGTGTTTTAAGCGAGATTTTCTCTATCGAGCCTTTGAAAGAGCTTTGGTTTGACTTTGTTCCAGAACTGTTTAGAGGATATAACAAATTAAACCCTTTAAATGAACTTGAGATCCAATCCATACCAAAAATAATGCTGGCTATACAAACTATATTTATGGCTTATTTTGTTAACTATCCGACCATATTTGAAATTAACAAAGCTATGTTTCTCTGGATATATAAAAATCAATCTAAGCTTACAAATACGATAATAAGATGCTCCGTCTAATGCAAGAACCACAATAAAATTTATGGCTGTTGTACATCATGGCAAATACATATTAGTAATTGGCCCTGATTCTCCTTAGGATAGGAAAATCAGGTTTTTACATTCAAAAAAATGTATTAGCGTACAATATCCGCGTTTTGACGTAA contains the following coding sequences:
- a CDS encoding serine hydrolase domain-containing protein, with protein sequence MKTRSQITFASLALFMAGSSLLYTTPTSIVKAEPTQNVSSSLQTSTQRDRNSVKHAMRDTLQLGYPGILAKTSEGGKTWGYAAGIADLRTKKPMKTDFRFRIGSVTKTFVATVLLQLAGENRLNLDESIEKWLPGVIQGNGYDGKQITIRQVLNHTSGIADYIQSKDFDIMDTKKSYTAEEFVKMGISLPPDFAPGKGWSYSNTGYVLLGILIEKVTGNSYAEEIEDRIIEPLDLSNTFLPGNSSVIPGTKHARGYVQPDGASELKDVTYSNPGSSDGEMISTADDLNKFFSYLLGGKLLKEQQLKQMLTTVPTGREGMDGYGLGIFETKLQNGVSIWGHTGGALGFTTLVGGRLGGKHTLVVNWNSLGRADSPSPYKNILLAEFSK
- a CDS encoding phosphotransferase enzyme family protein, whose protein sequence is MLLIDAIEIASYWGIKVLEAKNLSDRATHIITDVKENFILKKKEGLEKARNEIELLKHLYHNQISVPLPLVSNEGDCTIIYNNEIYCMYNYLDGNIVRSEDAVQNQIIPRLFGKAIASIHKEMLDVEIAINFEHKNLYNQVYNWAVKEVLKINQDKELKEIYLDLEKDLKEIVEKLPKQLIHRDAHLSNIILKDQHVSGIIDFEIAEVNIRVFDPCYCCTSVLSEIFSIEPLKELWFDFVPELFRGYNKLNPLNELEIQSIPKIMLAIQTIFMAYFVNYPTIFEINKAMFLWIYKNQSKLTNTIIRCSV